Part of the Virgibacillus natechei genome is shown below.
CTGATTCACAGCTTTTAGCAATATCTTTTTGCATCTGAAAGCTGATCATCTGATGAGTCACGGTTGGCGCTGGGCTCATCAATTCTAATTTGCCATTAACTAGTTCATAGCGATTGCCGTCATCAATGGAAGCATAGTCATCATAGGTGAGGTTGCTTTCTTTTATTAGATCTGTACTGGAGTTTTGCTGATGGCTGTTCTTTTTATCACTCACTTTTACACACCTCCGATTTTTCGTTTATCGTAGTTTAACGAAAACCCCACTGAACGAAGTTTTATTTCATAATAGTATATCATAACGTTTAGGCTCCTGCTATCATAAAGCGCTCCCATAAAGCGCTCCCATAAAGCGTCTCTCACCATCACTGTTAAAGCGGAACCTAAAACACTTAATCATGCAGATTCATTTAAAATAATACCTGGGACAGCAGGGATACTTATTCCACTCGAGGAGGGGCAGTTCAACTGTCCCTCTGTCCCACGGAGTCACCTTTAATGAAGCGCCACAATCCGTTAAAGACATTAGCATCATATAAAGATATAAAGAGAACTAGTATAATCGGACCAATGACAAGTCCAATTAAACCGAACAGCTGTAAACCAGCAAATAGAGAAACTAGAATAGCCAGCGGGTTTAACTTCAAGCTAGATGATAATACTTTCGGTTCTGCAATCTGGCGGGCAGTTACCGTGGAAGCATAAAGAATGAGCAGGCCGAATCCCAGAAAAATATCTCCCGTGAAAAAGCTGTAAATACTCCAGGGAATCAAAATAAGTCCTGGCCCAAAATAGGGGATTAAATCGATAATCCCAAGGATAACGGCAATCGTTATTGCTTGATCTACTTGGAGTATCAATAATCCAATCAGGCTGATGATTGCAGTAAGCGTCATCAAGATAATCTGTGATTTCAGGAAACCAAATACTTTTACTTTCAAGTCAAGAAGTACATGCATGGTTTTTTTTCTGAAAGTCAATGGGAGCTTGTCCTTGTACATTGCTGCATAGCCTTTTGAGTCTTTACTTATAAAATAAACAGCCAACATCGAAAATATAATAACGGTAAATGTAATAGGAAGTGCACCGACAAAAGCGGAAATTCCATTAGCGATTCCCTGACCGAAATTTCCAAGTGTAGCAGCTACATTGCTTCCAATAATTTGGATTCCCTCCTGTAATGCTTGTCGCTGTGAAGGCTCTATATTATCAAGCAATCCAATGCCCTGATCCCATAGTGGAAAGATATATTGGTTAAAATAGCTTTGTACATTACTGGATATTTGTTCAATTTGCGATGGTATGTAATCCGATAAATAATGGATTCCATCAATCGTCTTTTTAACTAAGATTGTCACGAATCCACCGA
Proteins encoded:
- the ytvI gene encoding sporulation integral membrane protein YtvI; the protein is MNHPIIQMIFRILLILLLTVIGLFLLFHFLRLTYPFLIAAMFAFLINPIIRLLEKHAHFPRPIAVLTSILLLIGIVGGFVTILVKKTIDGIHYLSDYIPSQIEQISSNVQSYFNQYIFPLWDQGIGLLDNIEPSQRQALQEGIQIIGSNVAATLGNFGQGIANGISAFVGALPITFTVIIFSMLAVYFISKDSKGYAAMYKDKLPLTFRKKTMHVLLDLKVKVFGFLKSQIILMTLTAIISLIGLLILQVDQAITIAVILGIIDLIPYFGPGLILIPWSIYSFFTGDIFLGFGLLILYASTVTARQIAEPKVLSSSLKLNPLAILVSLFAGLQLFGLIGLVIGPIILVLFISLYDANVFNGLWRFIKGDSVGQRDS